TTGGAGATTCCAGGCGGtaattttgagctttttctccaaaatgccGAAGGAGCCCTTACGTCTCTGGCCGATTCGTTGAGAAATCAATATTTGGTTGATCCAAATGGTCAAAAAGATGCTATTCTAGTTATGATTGCAGTTCCGAACATTGGCATGCAGCTTCTCACCAGTCTGGCAAGCGTGCTCGAACAATTCCAAAGCACATTGACAATGAAAGCTGTTgaccaagaaacagaagaggATCGGAGAAAACGTAGGAAGAGAAATATTTCAACCATTGTCAGCATCCCTATTTTCTCTTTTTATAAGGTTATTCCGCTTGATCTTTatctttccaaaaacgagaGTTATTCAGTTGTGACTTCTCAAAAACTGGGAGATCTGGCTTTGGAAATCTATTCCTTGTATCCTAACAAAGATATCTCCGAGCCTTTTAAAGACAGAGATCGATTGTTGACAATCTCAAAGCAGCTACCTCAGAAAATACCTTTCGTGATGACGAAGGCACCAATTTCATCGGGCCTGATTGCGGATGACTTATTCTTGCATGTTTGTTACGAACGATCCATTGACAAAAACTGGTGCGTAGCAAGCTGGTCTGACCAGTACGGTGAAATCAATTTTACTCGCTCCTGGTTGATTAGTCCTGACTGCCGATGTCAGACTTTCGAAGAAGTTTCTGATGAGATTTTCAGCATTTCGATGGATTATGTTTCCAGCCATAATGGCAAGTCCTACGTGATCTTGACTAGACTCAACAATGTTATTCCCGATGATGAACTGACAGAGTGGAAGCGTCTTTCGATCAAGAATAACAAGCTCACGCTTATTGTTCTAACTGTGGAGTTGGAGCCTTCCACGCTCGTTTTGTCTCATCTCCAGGAGCAAAAGGATGATTTGAAGGACATGTATTCTGTGAAGTTTACAGCAGCGTCCACGAATTCGCAAATGCTTACTCCGAGCGTGGCAAACCGCTTGGAAAGCCCAATGAATGGGCAGACGCCTTCATATGATCCAGGTGCGTCTCCCTTAGACACTTCTGCCTTTACGGGGTCTCAGCAACaggttccagaaaatccTGAGCTGATAGAATTATCAAATGAGTGTTACGGAGTGATTTTGCAGGTAGCGCAACAACTGTCAAACCAGTCCATTCGCATGCCGTTACGCACTGGATTCATTGTCAATTCTGGTAGGCGAACGGCTGAAGGCTACGAACCAGGGTCAATAATTGAGTTAAATTTGCTCAGCTGCCAAGCGGGGGTTAATTCcatcgagctgctgaaaaatctgATTATGCAGTACAAGCATCTGgccaacctcaacaaaAATCCTATCTGCCCTTGGCATGTATCTGCAGTCAGACGGATGATCGATTTCTTGGTTCATTTGGACGTGAAATGAGTATTACATTAATTTGATTCTATAGATGTCCTGTAGTCTTgtcaaaaacaagctcCCCTCGAGATATTTTTCCGTCTCTGCCTTCGTGACGAGATTTCTGAGCTTGCATTCTTTATACACTTCTTCAATGCTCTGTCTTCGGTTGTCGTCCATCGATCCCAGGGCGtacaatatttttgtgGCTGTGTCTTTCCTTCTTTGCTGTGGTAAGTTATACcaattatttttcacccATAATGATAATTGGAAATTTATCAGGAGGTTCATCAGCTCAAGACGAGAACGATGAGCCAACAATCTATTGGGTGTACTATGTTTCACAAAGTCTGGTTCGGCTGTAAGTATGAAACTCAAGAATGAATCATCGATTGAGGCAGAACTGAAAAACCAGGAGTAGGGTTCGGCGTAATCCACATCGTCATGTGTAATCTGTTCCATAAGATTGACGCTAACAATCAATAGCATTTCATCTTGCGCAGGATCAGAAGTTGTAAAGAATTCAAGTACATCAGCATTGCCCCGTGAAATCAATCTCTCTCCCACATCCACCGCGAAGTCctcaatcagcttctcggATTGATTTTGGGACAATTGCTTCAGAACGCAGTAGCACAAACAAAGTAGAGAGCGCCTAAGTGGTATCGAATCTGATGGCTCGCCCTCGTTCTTGGTTTCGCTAGGTATCACTGCTGTTTTGAGAAGTCTCAATTCGTTGACAAAAATGGGAGCAGAAAAGGAATCCTTTGAGGTGAATGCTATGTCTATCAACTCCGTTGAAGCAGCCTTCATGGTATGTTCATTCAACGCAAAAATCGCCTGGTAGATGAGCGTTGATTTAATGTTTTCGAGTCGGCCATTTGAGTCACCAGAGTATTCTTGCCGCCCGAAGTCGTACCAGTAAAAGTCTAGAAACAAATGCAGCagatttttccaaattcTCCAGCTCACAAGATAAGGCTTTTCATCCTGGCGATCCGCACACTTGAAACCCCATCGAAAAAACTCCCACGAGCTGAGGTgcaccttgttgaaattCTTATTAGTCAATAGTTGGTCTTTAAGTTTATCTTCATCAGTGCTGAGGCCATATAATGTAGCTGCATTCCTGTTTGGAAGAGGGTCAAAACGAGAATTATTACTCacattttctgctctgcGGCGTGCAGAACGTGTCAGGGTGGCATCATTATAAGTGAGAAAGTCAAAAAGCTGGTAGAGTAATGCCCGCAGACTATCATAGGCCTCTGTAGACGGTAGTTCAGGACCAAAGAAAGCATCAATTGGTCGCGAATCCAACCGAAGAATATCCATCAGCTGCCTAATCAAATCCAGGCAGCGTAAATGCAATggcctttttgagcttccATCATCTAAGTATCGCAAATCTGGAGTCGTTTGGGGAGGAAGAGTTGTTGCAGTAAgaatcaagttcaaaaCTTGGTAGTCGGGTAGGTTCAAATTTGGCAGGTCAGCTAGAATGGTGGTCTCTAGGTACGTGACCAACTTACTGAAACCAGAATATCGCAGCAAGCTACGCTGGTGTTCCAGTTCCGCTGACATCCAAGTTGACGGTTgtcttttcaaattttgtTTACACGGCTGTGCAAGGTCCATTTATTCGATATCCGTACAAAATTTACACACTCTATCGACAGTCCATGCCACAGCGCCTGGAGCAGACCCAGGGCCTATGTTGTGGAGTGCACCAGGAATTAGACCAGAATGTGGAGACCAGAATTTATCAGGAGTCGCTAACTTCCATTGATTCATCAAGGCTTGCTTATCCACATAATCTGGGTAAAACTGGTCTTTCTCAGAGTTAAGCACCATGATGGGGCGCGTAACCATTCCAAAGGTTTTCTTATTATCCCTTAAGGTGAGATcagaagagaagaaatCGTCGTCACCTAATTTCGTTGCGAGAGAAAGCCATCTGTAGGCATTGATGGGAGCTCCCAAGAAAAGATCTGAGTACTTTTTAGGAAGAAGCTCGTATTCCCGGCCCTCGCTCACATAGTTGCGTGCCAGAGCATTCAGCTCCTCTAACTCTTCCCAACCTTTTCCTTGCTTTTGCAGTTCGTGGAAAATTGCCTCTCTGTCTGAGACGGCAGCCTGCAAAATTCCACCTTCCACTTGTTTTGCAGGTTCCTTGGGGCCATATTTAGCAAGATATTGAATCGTATCCTGACAGCCTGTCGAATGCCCCATGAGAACAACCTTTTCTCTGGAACCCCCTCTTTCGGACCGAAGATACTCAACAAGCAAACTGATTTCATAGGCGTCCCTCTCTAGGGATCCAGTTCCCCATCCCATGTACGAGGATGTGAAGTGAATTTGAACAAGTGTCCATCCAATTTTGTCTAAGCCAGCAGACAAGTCTGGGAGGTAAGGCACAGTCAGCAGGCCATCCGTTAAGCCACCAATAAAAAGGACAACCTTCTTTGACTGAACCTCCTTATTCTTGAACTCAAAAGCAGTCAATCTCGGAGCATACTCATGTACAAATCCTTCAACAGGATTATGAATGGTGATGGTTTCGTGATCCATGAGGAAAAGAAGTAGTTTATAAAATACGTAGTGAACTAAATTGTCCCTGCGAAATATTATCTGCGATAAGGATATTGCACCTTTACACCAAGCTTATTGATTATTATAACCTATAGAAACTATAAACTGTCGTCAGTAAGGAACCTAACCATTgctcttccaaaaacaccacCATCGTTGGGCAGCGTTTTGTTCCGACTCACACATTCGGCGTAGTAATTTTGAGAGCAGTCTTTCTTTATCCATGATTGTACAATGAAATCGCTGACGTCAGTTCCGTATTCGGGATGGCCTTGAATTGTGAGAAAACGTCCTTTACGGTAAACTCCTTGATTGTGGGTTTTACTAGAAAAACCCAAAACAATAACGTCGGGTGGTGCTGATTGCACCCAGTTCTTATGTGCTTCCACAACATAGAGCTTCCCTGGAGTAGGTAAGTCCAAAAAGGTACGTGGAAACTCATCGGAAATTTCGATTTCGCATATACCACCTTCAATTCCATTGGGATTCGGCGTCACCACTCCGCCCGTAGCTCTACAGATGATTTGGTGGCCGAAACATGCGCCGGTCAATTTTATTGAAGGGTAGTTCTCCACGACATTTTTCACTAGAGCAACCAGTTCAAGCACCCAGGGCTCGTCTCCATAAGGACACTGATTGGCTCCTGTCAAGTGTATTGACCCAAATTTATCCAATTCAGAAGTGGAAGGAAGATCACCATAAACCGCGTGGTACTTCTTTGTTGGGCGATTAAGACCATgtttggtgaaaaatatgcaGGCAATGTCCCCATAGTCTCCACGATCTAACTGACGCTGGTTTTGAAAGTCACAGTTAATGACGGCGTGAAATAGCACTGTTTTCGTCATAAGCTAATTTTGCTAGGTTTTCGCGATGATAGATATATCTTAACAGATTGCAttattttttgatcagTGAGCCACAGATAAGAAGGAAATCtattgatgaaaaattgcTTTAGCTGCTTTGAACTGGTCACAATTTCTCTTTCATAGTGGTTGCCAAAAGCCATTGTTTTTTGCACTCTTCGAATATGTTGTAGCCAAACAGGTACTCCTGAAACTCAGGGTCTGCCCACCGAGCTGGGCATCTTTCCTGTGGAGGATCTAATGCACATTCTAGGTCTCTCAACTTCTGTTTTTCTCCATCCTGGAGATGGTAAATTTGTTGGCAATCTTTTGAGGAGTTCACAATGCGGGTTGTCCTTGGTTTTCTGATGTATTCGTACATCTCCAATATAAAATGTATCTCAGATTTGTGTTtgatttttccaaatagGTACGCTAAGGCAGCGGCATCTTCTATGgcttgagctgctccttgAGCCAGATAAGGCAAAGTCGCATGGCATGCATCTCCCAGAAGAGTTACGTTTTGAGTAGGATGGCTCCAGgaatccagctcctcaatATATTGAAGTCTCCACTTGAAAGTTGAGGTTGCAAGGCTCAAAAGCAGTTGCAGTCGAGAGTCCCaagttttcaaaaattGCAAGACCTCATGCTTGTCTGCAGCAACAACTCTTGCATCTGGTGGGAGGTTGTCGGGCCCCATTACAACAACGTTGCAGCTGTTGCCACCCTTCAAGGGGTAAGTCACCACGTGACCTTGGGGGCCCCAGAAAAAGTTGACACATGGTATCTTGTGGATGAAGTCTAGTTCTGGGTGCTTAGCCATCTCCGGAATCGATATCAAAGAGCGATAAGCTTGATCTCCACTATTTGTTGCTAGGGAATGTTTTCCAAATATAGAGCTGCGAACATTCGAGTTCAAGCCGTCGGCTCCTATAATCACGTCTCCATGATATTTGTGGCCATCATGGGTTATTGCAATGTTGTGATCCAGGTCAATCTCCACAATGCCTGAGTTTACAAGGATTGTGATTCTCAGTTCTCTGGCTCTTTCAACAAGACACTTGTGAAAATCTCCTCTGTGTATGTGTAGGGATTTGCAACCGTACTTGCGAGCACAGTAGGGATCAAGCTCTATATTGATAAGATTGTCTCCTTTGtggttgaaaaaatggtaCGCCTTTGGTACCAGAGCTTTCTCTAATATCTGTGTTTTGCATCCAAGTACTTCAAGTATTCTGGTAGAATTGGGCGGGATCTGGATACCAGCACCGACCTCCGATAattgttgagctttttctAAAACAATAACTTCGTGCCCGGCCAGAACGAGTCCAATAGCTACCGACAAGCCACCTATTCCACCCCCTACCACAACAAACCGGAGGCTGATATTACTCTTCGGAATCATAAGTAATATAATTCTTTGAATCTAAATATATATCTTACCCTGGGCTTTatctgctaccaaattTCAGAATGCAGAATATTTCAAAGCAACTTGGAAACTTCTGGGTGCTCTGAAATTTCAGATTTGAAATCCGGCCTTGGGATGTCAAATCCTTGCAGAACCCGAGTATACACATTTCCTCCGAGACGAGCAACTGGCttcaatttgttgatgtccACTGTAGTAAATTTCTCATCTGCAATATCTTCACGAATGTGGAAATTGACTCCCTCTACTAAAAGGGTTGTTCCGGAACCTTTCGAAGGGTCCTTTTTTGACTTGAAATAGTGTGTGTGGATCAGTTTACCTTCAATGGAAAAAGCGCTTTCAGCAACATGAGGCGGTTTGACTTTGGAAGATTCGACTGGAGTAAGACCTGCCAGCTTCCACTCATCAATCTCATAAGGCGCATTAATACATGTATAATTGGCCGCCTCGATGAACCACTCGCTGATCAAATTGATAGTACATTCTTCTGTGTCTTGCAGGTTTTTGCAAGTATCTTTAAGATTTCCCGTAGCGCCCGAAATACCAATTGTAAAAACAGGCGGATCGTGGTTCACAACCGTGAAATACGAAAAGGGGGAAAGATTTCTTGTGCCATCTTTCCCCACTGTTGATATAAATCCAATTGGACGAGGTGTGATGGCGCTCACAAGTAGTTTATAATTTTCAAAAGGCAGACGGCCCTCAGCATACGGATCCAGTTCGACCTTCTTATATTTTGCCCAATCGTTATTGGttgctccagatcctggTTGCCAATTGGGATCTGGAACACTGGTCAATTCAAAGTTGGCATTTTTAAAGGGAGGAAGACTCATTGAGTAATCTAATAACCAACAAACTGTTACTTGTTCAAGATTTGAAAACCGAAACAAATCTTATCAATATATTTCGGATTATTTACAGCCACAATTTAAACCCGGTGCCGTGCCACATTTTTCCACTAGCGAATCCAGATAAGGTGAGTCCACAATGCTCATCCTTTCGATTGATAGCTTGAATGGTACTGGGATACTTGTAGTGGGCTTTTTTCCCAATATTAGCTCGCTCAAGTACtttgagcagctgaaaataCGTGGCATACCATGTCCAGTAAAACCTGCGGATATGAACATGTTTGGGCGCCCGTAAGCCGTTAAATCACCAACAAAAGGAAACCCATCTTCCGTAAAACCCATACACCCAGTCCAAGTGTAGTCATTGACAAACTTAACGTCTGCTAAAGATTTGTAGTTCCGATTAGCATATCCAACAAAATATTGCCTAGTCTCTTCCGGAAAGTAAGAATCATCCGCGTTGTCCACCATCATTTCACGGTTAGGAGAAGTTTTGTATGTTTGTCCACCGCCTCCGATTATCAACGAGTCATCGTCTCGAACGCTTATGTAGTCGATCTCAACTGGCATAGTGTGAATCATATTGGTTGCAAGAGTTTTGTTTACCTCTGTTTTGAGATGCGAGACAACACCTTTAACAGGCATAATTTTGCCCCAGAAATCTGGTAAAAGAGCCCTAGTGTAAGCGTTGGTGGTGACAACGACTTTTCCAACATGTACATTTCCACGCTGCGTCTTCGCCAGCCAAGTACTATCCTCGAGATattccagctcctcgacaGCAGTATTCGTTTGCAAGTTCAATCCCTTGGAAATAGCAATCTCGAGAAGACCACAAACTAGCTTGTACGGCCACACAGACGATGTAGGTGTGTAGACGCCAAAAGCAGTGTTTGCATGCTCCTTTCTGGCTTGTTCATCAAAAACTATTTTCACCTGATCCTTGACCTTCTGATCAATGTAAGGGTTGTTTAAAAACGAGTAGTAATCTCTTAAGCCAAACTTTCCTAAAGAAGGATCATCGTAAGTCACGTACGAGGTTCTTCTAACAAAATTGCAATCAATATTATACTTCTTCACCAGTGTTTCAACAACATTGATCTCTTCATGCTCAAACATTGCAATGTCTGCAGCATTTTCCTGACCGTACTTTTGCGAGAATTCGTACTGATCGTGATGATAGTAGCTTCGCATGTGCCCACCGTTTCTTCCAGTAGCTCCAGAACAGACGTCACGAGCTTCTAATAATAGTACCTTTTGCTCGgtcttttcttcaactAGCATATTGAATGCTACCGAAGTTCCGCTAAAGCCAGATCCGATGATTAGCACATCAACCTCTTCTGGTAATTTCTCTGTTGTTCGATGTTTCGCGAGCTTGTCATCAGCCTCTACAATCCAGTAGGAGAGAGTCGTTTCTTTAGACGGGAATGCCTGTTGCTTTCTAGCACTATATTCCATGATTAATTACTTAGTTATGTTTTTGTCATCGATCTTATCGACGACTTACAAATTCCATTTCCGTTTTTGGGAATTCTTATCTGCCGACACTGATATTATCTTAGCAGCCAATCCAAGAAAAATCccaaaataatttgaaTAAACGGCG
This window of the Ogataea parapolymorpha DL-1 chromosome VII, whole genome shotgun sequence genome carries:
- a CDS encoding putative glutamine amidotransferase-like protein, with the protein product MTKTVLFHAVINCDFQNQRQLDRGDYGDIACIFFTKHGLNRPTKKYHAVYGDLPSTSELDKFGSIHLTGANQCPYGDEPWVLELVALVKNVVENYPSIKLTGACFGHQIICRATGGVVTPNPNGIEGGICEIEISDEFPRTFLDLPTPGKLYVVEAHKNWVQSAPPDVIVLGFSSKTHNQGVYRKGRFLTIQGHPEYGTDVSDFIVQSWIKKDCSQNYYAECVSRNKTLPNDGGVFGRAMVRFLTDDSL
- a CDS encoding salicylate hydroxylase, which translates into the protein MIPKSNISLRFVVVGGGIGGLSVAIGLVLAGHEVIVLEKAQQLSEVGAGIQIPPNSTRILEVLGCKTQILEKALVPKAYHFFNHKGDNLINIELDPYCARKYGCKSLHIHRGDFHKCLVERARELRITILVNSGIVEIDLDHNIAITHDGHKYHGDVIIGADGLNSNVRSSIFGKHSLATNSGDQAYRSLISIPEMAKHPELDFIHKIPCVNFFWGPQGHVVTYPLKGGNSCNVVVMGPDNLPPDARVVAADKHEVLQFLKTWDSRLQLLLSLATSTFKWRLQYIEELDSWSHPTQNVTLLGDACHATLPYLAQGAAQAIEDAAALAYLFGKIKHKSEIHFILEMYEYIRKPRTTRIVNSSKDCQQIYHLQDGEKQKLRDLECALDPPQERCPARWADPEFQEYLFGYNIFEECKKQWLLATTMKEKL